Proteins encoded within one genomic window of Komagataella phaffii GS115 chromosome 3, complete sequence:
- a CDS encoding SUMO/Smt3 ligase that promotes the attachment of sumo (Smt3p, whose protein sequence is MFVTGRQLFQSVSYSLWLGSTVHVFDRILTFQDTINRINTLRVSELKALCRATGRLVSGRKADLAERLKLFFQLGRDNNDNVLLLATRTLVLKAANFQEVPNFDTIYNALKTNSHLFMLPSAGSNVVPAVQSSVTHNQLPMSTGNTNMFQGVNMFPTKPSEDSKKVRPWVYFQESPFYRLKRLVHGTPVMAEKAPGRRGQCNIQFILNESETKTLFGKPNYKLLLLSGSYDGRNVTNNAFVEFPQPLEIYCNKAPVKGNVKGIKNKPGTARPANLTPFVKEPPTMNNLQVVYAFSNTDYLFYLYIVESFSAFDVLQKVLAQPHIIKEATLNSFNKTEDDDDVVEMSQILSLKCPLSFSRMKYPCKSIYCEHVQCFDGLAFLQLQEQASTWSCPLCSKKIDVKDLALSDYVEEILKNTSDLVETVEIDPNGNWTIGKEDEPDVSQPQEKSTEGLKSEPTEEFLPPPDASVEVISLDSDSEDQDDGVAINPPEPEVLNSTVLPQDMLSTTVAVSNTTNNEGPSSSSASLPNGEEMLDYSDLPTANIRRGLPRIDSEGEDTASISSSPLPPPSRPPIQSLSGENRLNAAMSVASGTQAQSNDTLHNSELGDVAEKDVGTEDGNRRQRSISPLPPPAAPPPHLHSQSSNAQSANNTNSSITIEDSHAVKTASVTSQENPQGSLSVSFTPPDAHRSISDPQSAQLRQMFNSTPYNSELTTNYSSNLANRPSSFSSSGFPRNTEVVPPSNGNRRSEFNRTKSIQIFLQRQEQLLTHNPTLQQLEASLKLQDHIYNQIATQKKILEALNPSLRNEEGQYDQVIRQATVRTAQKNRILKLLAKKRGQLNHTHNHHANVNSISEKVDGTMPNGHGSTDFVQSLRSAPLQASQNFSPLASSAQQEQHSQSPNFNRSYLVPSASNSSGQVQNQDQYNFNFYGQPLVQTPNEVGAQTLPQLYPGAPSIHSSLRNDKQTQSQNISRNGVQPQLLNPAQESSETPSLVLPSWSNNSLLQSTGNPSASSPTNGYNNAEMHNDQDQNQQTQTKGLLGISMHTSIFDKTPLQDSNGSLKEPSTQKSTSSSSYARPAEGIAEVANKRSKTVVDLTLSDEENDGDH, encoded by the coding sequence ATGTTTGTCACTGGAAGGCAGCTGTTCCAATCCGTATCTTACTCCCTATGGTTAGGGTCGACAGTTCATGTTTTTGACCGAATACTAACATTCCAGGACACCATTAATAGAATCAATACTCTAAGAGTCAGCGAGTTGAAAGCGCTCTGTAGAGCAACCGGTCGTCTTGTCTCTGGTAGAAAAGCAGATTTAGCCGAACGACTaaaacttttcttccaGCTAGGAAGAGATAATAATGATAACGTACTCTTACTGGCAACAAGAACTCTGGTGCTGAAGGCTGCAAATTTTCAGGAAGTCCCCAACTTTGACACGATCTACAATGCTTTAAAGACAAATTCTCATCTTTTTATGCTTCCGTCGGCCGGGTCAAACGTAGTACCAGCTGTACAATCCTCCGTCACACACAATCAGCTCCCCATGAGTACTGGTAATACTAACATGTTTCAAGGGGTTAATATGTTTCCCACGAAACCAAGTGAGGATTCCAAGAAAGTCAGACCGTGGgtttattttcaagaaagtcCATTTTATCGTTTGAAGCGGCTGGTGCATGGAACTCCAGTGATGGCTGAGAAGGCTCCCGGAAGAAGAGGTCAATGTAACATCCAGTTTATCTTGAATGAGAGTGAAACTAAGACTCTTTTCGGAAAGCCCAATTACAAACTCTTGCTCTTGAGCGGAAGCTACGATGGTCGTAATGTCACCAACAATGCATTTGTTGAGTTCCCACAACCTTTAGAAATATACTGTAACAAAGCCCCTGTTAAAGGTAATGTTAAAGGAATTAAAAATAAACCAGGAACGGCAAGGCCTGCTAACTTGACTCCATTTGTGAAGGAGCCACCCACTATGAACAACCTCCAAGTTGTTTATGCTTTTTCCAATACGGATTATCTGTTTTATCTTTACATCGTGGAATCGTTTTCAGCATTTGATGTACTACAAAAAGTATTGGCCCAGCCACACATAATCAAGGAAGCTACCCTAAATAGTTTCAATAAGACtgaggatgatgatgatgtgGTGGAAATGTCTCAGATTCTAAGTTTGAAGTGCCCGTTGTCATTTTCCCGGATGAAGTATCCCTGCAAGTCAATTTATTGCGAACATGTTCAGTGTTTTGATGGTCTTGCGTTTTTGCAGCTGCAAGAGCAGGCATCAACATGGAGCTGTCCCCTTTGTTCTAAAAAAATAGATGTGAAGGATCTGGCCCTCAGTGACTatgttgaagaaatccTTAAAAACACTTCTGACCTTGTCGAAACTGTGGAGATTGATCCAAATGGAAATTGGACCATTGGCAAAGAAGACGAACCAGATGTTTCTCAACCTCAAGAAAAATCTACCGAAGGTTTGAAATCTGAGCCCACCGAGGAATTTTTACCACCACCAGATGCTTCTGTTGAAGTTATATCATTGGATAGTGACTCTGAGGATCAAGATGATGGAGTTGCAATTAATCCTCCCGAACCAgaagttttgaattcaaCTGTTTTGCCACAGGATATGTTGTCAACCACTGTTGCTGTATCGAATACTACAAACAACGAAGGACCATCGTCATCAAGCGCGTCCCTGCCAAATGGGGAAGAAATGTTAGATTATTCAGATCTCCCAACTGCAAATATACGCCGTGGGCTTCCACGTATAGACTCTGAAGGGGAGGATACCGCAAGCATTTCAAGTTCTCCATTACCACCTCCTTCACGCCCCCCTATTCAGTCCTTGTCTGGTGAAAATCGGTTAAATGCAGCTATGTCAGTCGCTTCGGGGACTCAAGCTCAGTCTAATGATACTTTGCACAACTCAGAATTGGGAGATGTAGCTGAGAAAGATGTTGGAACGGAAGATGGTAATAGGCGCCAAAGAAGCATATCACCTTTACCTCCACCCGCCGCCCCTCCTCCTCATCTACATTCGCAGTCATCAAATGCTCAGTCGGCAAATAACACAAACAGTTCTATAACTATCGAAGATAGTCATGCAGTCAAGACAGCTTCAGTAACATCTCAAGAGAATCCTCAAGGTAGTTTATCAGTTTCATTTACGCCCCCGGATGCTCATAGAAGTATATCAGATCCGCAGAGTGCTCAGCTTCGCCAGATGTTCAATTCTACACCGTACAACAGTGAGTTAACCACAAattattcttcaaacttaGCAAATAGACCTTCGTCGTTCAGCAGTTCTGgttttccaagaaatacGGAAGTTGTACCTCCCTCAAATGGTAATAGAAGATCTGAATTTAATAGAACCAAAAGTATCCAGATATTTTTGCAACGTCAAGAACAGTTACTGACCCATAATCCTActcttcaacaacttgaagCCTCTTTAAAATTGCAAGATCACATATATAACCAGATTGCTactcaaaaaaaaatattggaaGCCTTGAATCCTAGCTTACGCAATGAAGAAGGTCAGTATGATCAAGTAATACGTCAAGCTACTGTACGGACTGCTCAAAAGAACAGAATTCTGAAGCTTCTGGCAAAGAAACGGGGACAACTAAACCATACCCACAACCACCATGCAAACGTTAACTCCATTTCCGAGAAAGTCGATGGCACCATGCCAAATGGTCATGGAAGTACTGATTTCGTTCAAAGCTTGCGATCAGCTCCCTTACAAGCCTCACAGAATTTCTCCCCACTAGCATCATCAGCACAGCAGGAACAACATAGTCAATCTCCAAATTTTAATCGATCATATTTGGTCCCATCAGCATCAAATAGCTCAGGACAAGTTCAAAACCAAGATCAGTATAACTTTAACTTTTATGGTCAACCTCTAGTCCAAACTCCTAATGAGGTAGGGGCTCAGACATTGCCACAATTATACCCAGGGGCACCTTCGATTCATTCAAGTCTCCGTAATGACAAGCAAACTCAGTCACAGAATATATCACGAAATGGAGTTCAACCTCAACTACTAAACCCAGCTCAAGAATCTTCAGAGACTCCAAGCTTGGTACTACCGTCGTGGTCAAATAACAGCTTGTTGCAAAGCACCGGAAATCCTAGTGCTTCATCTCCAACAAATGGCTACAATAATGCTGAAATGCACAACGAccaagatcaaaatcaacaaactcaaaCTAAAGGTTTATTGGGAATCTCCATGCACAcatcaatttttgataaaACACCACTGCAAGATTCCAATGGCTCGTTGAAGGAGCCTTCCACCCAAAAATCGACTTCTTCCTCCAGTTACGCAAGACCAGCGGAGGGCATTGCGGAAGTTGCTAACAAAAGGTCCAAGACAGTGGTTGATCTTACGCTTTCTGATGAGGAAAATGACGGTGACCATTGA
- a CDS encoding Farnesyl cysteine-carboxyl methyltransferase, mediates the carboxyl methylation step during C-termin, whose product MNSSKNLEPGQLEDQEKARILDSNNLHQVSAISLSLGVLFGLSLSFLFTSELFQLPLYILCLSLFHFLEYYITAKFNTDKVSLDSFLINNGAEYILAHSLAIFEVVLEAHWFPTLKSHRYISFFGLIFIVIGQFLRSTAMITAGRSFSHMISTTKKKEHVLVTNGMYKYTRHPSYAGFFWWALGTQLMLCNPICFIGFLFTLRRFFKHRIEFEEQYLVAFFNRDYINYKSCTGTLIPFIE is encoded by the coding sequence ATGAACAGCTCCAAAAATTTGGAACCAGGCCAATTGGAAGATCAGGAGAAAGCCAGAATTTTGGACTCTAACAATCTTCACCAAGTCTCGGCAATTTCTCTGAGCTTGGGTGTCCTTTTTGGGCTGTCATTATCCTTTCTGTTCACATCAGAACTCTTCCAACTGCCACTTTACATATTATGTCTTTCCctgtttcattttctggAGTATTATATCACAGCAAAGTTTAATACTGACAAAGTTAGTCTGGACTCctttctcatcaataacGGAGCTGAATACATTCTAGCACATTCACTTGCAATATTTGAAGTTGTATTAGAAGCTCACTGGTTCCCAACTTTGAAGTCACATCGAtatatttcattttttggCCTAATTTTTATTGTTATTGGCCAATTTTTACGATCAACAGCTATGATTACAGCTGGAAGATCTTTTTCACATATGATATCTACcaccaagaagaaagaacatGTCTTGGTTACCAACGGTATGTACAAGTACACAAGACATCCTAGCTATGCTGGGTTTTTCTGGTGGGCTCTTGGAACCCAGCTGATGCTCTGCAATCCAATCTGTTTCATTGGGTTCCTATTTACTTTACGGCGTTTCTTCAAGCATAGAATcgagtttgaagaacaataCTTGGTAGCATTTTTCAACCGTGATTATATAAATTACAAATCTTGTACCGGGACTCTTATACCCTTTATTGAATAG
- a CDS encoding Mitochondrial protein required for assembly of ubiquinol cytochrome-c reductase complex (cytochrome, whose translation MAAANSSYLLWKKSLIYGGGIIGTGVLLYKFTTPTEEQLIARLSPELRQEYEQNKSLRRKEQEELMKIVRETSKSNDPIWKTGPLTPSWESSATGPTDRLPKGKELLVAKQAFEKSQAEEKQKEELRLLKKQVEETSQLESSKGSKWKFW comes from the coding sequence ATGGCCGCCGCTAACAGCTCTTACCtgctttggaaaaagtcGTTGATTTATGGGGGTGGAATCATCGGCACTGGAGTTCTGCTCTACAAGTTCACGACTCCAACTGAGGAGCAACTTATCGCCAGACTTTCTCCAGAGTTGAGACAGGAATATGAACAGAACAAAAGTCTTCGTAGGAAAGAGCAGGAAGAACTAATGAAAATTGTCAGAGAAACATCAAAGTCTAATGATCCCATATGGAAAACGGGACCTTTAACTCCCTCATGGGAATCGTCTGCCACCGGTCCAACAGACCGACTTCCAAAGGGCAAAGAACTACTGGTCGCCAAGCAAGCCTTCGAAAAGAGTCAAGCAGAGgaaaaacagaaagagGAACTAAGATTGCTGAAGAAACAGGTTGAAGAAACGTCTCAGCTTGAATCCAGCAAGGGAAGCAAATGGAAATTCTGGTGA
- a CDS encoding Protein kinase with similarityto serine/threonine protein kinase Ypk1p: MMSSWKQKLKDSTHHFSRAKKDSSPTRDDQTFYSGGSPSSGSVDVLSVSKPKPVLTRDSLEQANQRRNSSTESSMSTQTAVELDRASRSGNTVNVEEELKNLSLKDDEQAIFTKDLSTTDPVMVPSSDSNSQLNSTEKTSDSQGFKPGLLTCKIYTGNDMKLPIPLKISKVLMDRLIESGVDVNLSKLQETCNELLSAASQITNSEKDKTGNKINSKKLELLMTKSIPALISVPSMYDPTPVKKPLIYLVVEFDKNTETINSIGNTINSPKFNNVTTFDVSSNMQTLTINAFARLPSVLIPEDSLNQLNEEAKNLHNDKEPFRPLPQHDILIGSTRVDLNKSTDISNATSSSRLINHEWVNIINPYNKDCMGLINLSIDFHPYSSKKSMSIDDFQLLKVIGKGSFGKVMQVRKKDTGKVYALKVIRKAHIVSKMEVTHTLAEKFVLSKVDNPFIVPLKFAFQSPSKLYLVLSFINGGELFFHLLKSGKFSLARAKFYISELLSAIETLHDMNIIYRDLKPENILLDYQGHIALCDFGLCKINMQLEQKTNTFCGTPEYLAPELLSGQGYTRVVDFWTLGTLLYEMTVGLPPFYDENVKIMYKKILNDPLKFPAGFDPDAKSLITGLLQRDPTKRLGFNGSHEIKNHQFFADIDWQRLLSKSYIPPFKPPVQDSFDTSNFDAEFTSERPLDSVVDDYLSESVQKQFGGWTYIGSSSYYP, from the coding sequence ATGATGTCATCATGGAAGCAGAAACTGAAGGATTCAACCCACCATTTCTCTAGAgcaaaaaaagattccTCTCCTACGAGAGACGATCAGACCTTTTATAGTGGTGGGTCTCCAAGTTCGGGAAGCGTGGATGTCTTGAGTGTTTCCAAACCAAAACCTGTCTTGACTAGAGATAGTCTCGAGCAAGCTAATCAGAGACGAAACTCTTCTACAGAGTCTTCAATGTCTACACAAACTGCAGTGGAGTTGGATAGGGCATCTCGTTCCGGAAACACAGTCAACgtggaagaagaattgaagaacttgagCTTAAAGGATGACGAGCAAGCCATTTTTACCAAAGACTTGTCAACAACGGATCCAGTGATGGTCCCATCCTCTGACTCCAACAGTCAGCTAAATTCGACGGAGAAAACGTCGGACTCTCAAGGATTCAAACCAGGTCTCTTGACATGCAAGATATATACTGGTAATGACATGAAACTCCCCATCCCGTTGAAgatttccaaagttttaATGGATAGGTTGATTGAGTCAGGAGTTGATGTGAATTTGTCAAAGCTGCAAGAAACTTGCAACGAACTTTTGTCAGCTGCGTCTCAGATTACTAACAGTGAAAAGGACAAAACTGGCAATAAGATTAActccaaaaagttggaaCTATTGATGACCAAATCTATTCCAGCCCTGATTTCTGTTCCCTCAATGTATGACCCAACCCCGGTAAAGAAGCCGTTGATATACTTGGTAGTCGAGTTCGACAAGAATACAGAGACCATCAATTCTATCGGAAACACTATCAATTCACCcaaattcaacaatgtAACTACTTTTGATGTAAGCAGCAATATGCAAACTTTAACAATCAATGCATTTGCTCGCCTGCCATCTGTTTTAATACCtgaagattctttgaatcaACTCAACGAAGAGGCCAAAAATTTGCACAACGACAAAGAGCCTTTTAGACCATTGCCTCAACATGATATTTTGATTGGTTCTACAAGGGTTGACTTGAACAAATCGACAGACATTTCAAATGCAACATCGAGCTCAAGGCTCATAAACCACGAATGGGTCAATATCATTAACCCATACAACAAAGATTGCATGGGGCTCATAAACCTTTCTATTGACTTCCATCCGTACTcctccaaaaaatcaatgagtattgatgactttcaacttttgaaagtCATTGGTAAAGgttcttttggaaaagtaaTGCAAGTTCGTAAGAAGGATACCGGTAAAGTTTATGCTTTGAAGGTAATACGAAAAGCGCATATagtttcaaagatggaGGTCACTCATACTTTAGCCGAGAAGTTTGTATtgtcaaaagttgacaatCCATTTATCGTTCCCTTGAAATTTGCATTCCAATCACCAAGCAAGTTGTATCTTGTCTTATCATTCATCAACGGTGGGGAGCTATTCTTCCATTTGCTGAAATCCGGTAAATTTTCTCTAGCAAGAGCAAAATTCTACATTTCAGAGCTGCTATCAGCCATAGAGACTCTTCATGACATGAACATTATCTATAGAGACTTGAAGCCAGAAAACATTTTACTTGACTATCAAGGCCATATCGCCCTCTGTGATTTTGGACTTTGCAAGATAAACATGCAACTAGAGCAAAAAACCAACACTTTTTGCGGCACTCCGGAGTATCTGGCTCCAGAGTTATTAAGCGGACAAGGGTATACGAGGGTGGTTGATTTCTGGACTCTAGGAACGCTACTTTACGAGATGACTGTTGGACTGCCTCCCTTCTATGATGAGAATGTCAAAATCATGTacaagaagattctgaaCGATCCTTTAAAGTTTCCTGCCGGCTTTGATCCGGACGCTAAGTCTTTGATTACAGGCCTGTTGCAAAGAGATCCGACCAAAAGGTTGGGATTCAATGGCTCCCATGAGATCaaaaatcatcaattcTTTGCAGATATTGACTGGCAGCGtcttctttccaagtcTTATATCCCCCCCTTCAAACCACCAGTGCAAGACTCGTTTGACACGTCCAACTTTGACGCCGAGTTCACCAGTGAAAGACCTTTGGACTCTGTGGTTGATGATTATCTCTCTGAAAGTGTTCAGAAACAGTTTGGAGGATGGACCTACATCGGCTCTTCGTCGTACTACCCATAA
- a CDS encoding Squalene epoxidase, catalyzes the epoxidation of squalene to 2,3-oxidosqualene, with translation MSPERDYNIIVIGAGVVGPCIATALARQGRKVLIVERDWSEPNRIVGELMQPSGLKALRELGMIEAINDIDAFYTAGYLVKNYNEDVLIPYSYKQDLKLVEEPVPGCVKDGNDKLKDDKDTEAGISVKDWESDERIRGVAFHHGRFVMNLRKIATQEPNITKLQGNVTSLLKNDLDACIGVEVEDDSKNRKNYTAELVICTDGIYSKFRKELFLSKKPQVGSYFVGLELQNAIVPKLHYGHVIMGDHAPILMYQISQTKTRVLCAYRSEKLPPKNDVLKYLNEVVLPSFPAETQPSLIEALSKDDCYRAMPNQYLTAKTNTIPGLAFIGDALNMRHPLTGGGMTVGINDAALLARVLYDVRDLLDDATVSEKLAEFHYERKKLSSVINVLSIALFSLFDGDSKALLILRRGCFAYFKRGGKCVTDPVDLLSGLLPSPMILFHHFFSVAFYGLWLNYIDRGLIGFPLAIWENLCALYTAIIVFTPYLWDELVV, from the coding sequence ATGTCCCCTGAAAGAGACTACAATATTATCGTGATAGGCGCTGGAGTTGTTGGCCCTTGCATAGCAACGGCTCTCGCCAGGCAAGGCCGGAAAGTGCTTATCGTGGAGAGAGACTGGTCGGAGCCAAACAGGATTGTCGGCGAATTGATGCAGCCTTCTGGGTTGAAAGCCTTGCGAGAGCTTGGAATGATCGAAGCTATCAATGACATTGACGCGTTTTATACTGCAGGATACCTGGTTAAGAACTATAATGAGGATGTACTAATTCCATATTCATACAAACAGGACTTGAAGTTGGTAGAAGAGCCAGTTCCAGGCTGTGTCAAAGATGGTAACGATAAATTGAAGGACGATAAGGATACTGAAGCTGGTATTTCTGTCAAAGATTGGGAATCAGATGAAAGAATTAGAGGGGTGGCTTTCCATCATGGTAGATTTGTCATGAATCTGAGAAAAATTGCAACTCAAGAACCAAATATAACCAAGTTGCAAGGAAATGTGACATCATTACTGAAAAACGATTTGGATGCTTGTATTGGTGTTGAAGTTGAGGACGACTCTAAGAATCGTAAGAACTATACGGCTGAATTGGTAATTTGCACAGACGGAATCTACTCTAAGTTTAGAAAAGAGTTATTTTTGTCCAAGAAGCCGCAAGTTGGATCATATTTTGTTGGTTTGGAACTACAGAACGCAATAGTTCCTAAGCTTCATTATGGCCATGTCATCATGGGAGACCATGCGCCTATTCTAATGTACCAGATTTCTCAGACGAAGACTCGAGTTTTATGCGCTTACCGTTCTGAGAAACTACCTCCTAAGAATGATGTTCTTAAATATCTAAATGAAGTTGTTTTGCCTAGCTTTCCTGCTGAGACGCAACCTTCATTGATAGAAGCTTTATCGAAGGATGACTGTTACCGTGCCATGCCAAATCAATATTTAACTGCAAAGACAAACACAATTCCGGGCCTGGCCTTCATTGGCGACGCTCTCAATATGAGACATCCATTGACAGGTGGAGGCATGACCGTAGGTATAAATGATGCTGCCTTATTGGCAAGGGTCTTATATGACGTTAGGGATCTGTTAGATGACGCTActgtttctgaaaaattggcCGAATTCCATTACGAACGTAAGAAGCTCAGTTCGGTGATTAACGTTCTATCGATCGCccttttttctcttttcgATGGCGACTCTAAAGCTTTACTGATCCTTAGACGGGGTTGTTTTGCTTATTTCAAACGTGGCGGAAAATGTGTCACTGACCCTGTTGATCTACTGAGTGGTCTTTTACCCAGTCCTATGATTCTATTTCACCACTTTTTCAGCGTCGCTTTTTACGGCCTTTGGCTGAACTATATTGACAGAGGCCTTATTGGTTTTCCATTAGCCATTTGGGAGAATTTGTGTGCTCTTTACACGGCCATCATTGTTTTTACTCCCTATTTATGGGACGAACTGGTTGTTTAG
- a CDS encoding GTP-binding protein of the ras superfamily required for bud site selection: MDRRRELNILMLGNVGVGKSSITLQFVQNQMPEHHDDDIEDTYSRVWEIEGKEYQINILDTADSSQSTMETDLQSDHRRQQILATQGIILAFRINSKDSFDNLSNILRNLSRIRGNSLPPILLLGNMMDLEDEREVSRTEAEYLQYQYKLDDYIEASASMRLNVDDVFTRMIELILDIPDSKPHSANDSQVGIRQNSSMQGESKHDRNIDDEDFKLMREESYDERSRSLSQVSQDDHRLSPSLHQSSAISGREAKPVAEEPSKNQNGITENNQVTTGNENKDSRELHSVNKTAVSAVKEKRATSCCILM, translated from the coding sequence ATGGACCGTAGAAGGGAGTTGAATATCCTAATGCTGGGCAATGTAGGTGTTGGGAAGTCCTCAATCACCCTACAGTTTGTCCAGAATCAAATGCCGGAGCACCATGATGACGATATAGAAGACACGTACAGTAGAGTCTGGGAGATCGAGGGGAAGGAGTACCAGATAAACATTCTTGATACTGCTGACTCCTCCCAATCGACCATGGAGACTGATCTACAATCCGATCACAGAAGACAGCAGATTCTCGCAACCCAAGGAATTATACTGGCCTTCCGTATCAATTCCAAGGACTCCTTTGATAATTTATCAAACATTCTCCGAAATCTTAGCCGCATACGGGGGAACTCTTTACCTCCAATATTACTCCTGGGGAACATGAtggacttggaagatgaaaggGAAGTTTCTAGAACGGAAGCCGAGTACCTCCAGTATCAGTACAAACTTGACGACTATATCGAGGCTAGTGCATCTATGAGGCTAAACGTTGACGACGTGTTCACTAGAATGATAGAGCTTATACTAGATATCCCAGATAGTAAACCACATAGTGCCAACGACAGCCAGGTCGGCATACGCCAGAACTCTTCGATGCAAGGAGAGTCTAAACATGATAGAAACATagacgatgaagatttCAAACTCATGAGAGAGGAGAGCTATGATGAACGCAGTCGCAGTTTATCCCAGGTTTCACAAGATGACCATAGACTATCACCTTCACTCCATCAATCTTCGGCAATCTCCGGCAGGGAAGCTAAACCTGTCGCCGAGGAGCCAAGTAAAAATCAAAATGGGATAACTGAAAATAATCAAGTTACCACCGGCAATGAGAATAAGGATAGTAGAGAACTCCACTCTGTGAATAAGACTGCTGTCTCTGctgtcaaagaaaaaagggCTACAAGCTGTTGCATATTGATGTGA
- a CDS encoding Small subunit of the clathrin-associated adaptor complex AP-3, which is involved in vacuolar protein — protein MKFYTSVDIETQRLLLQQVHQLVITRTEDQCSFLTPPPLLEDYDDIKVIYRHYATLYFVFIVDNQESELGILDLIQVFVEVLNNCFTNVCELDLVFGWQVLQAALEEIVQGGMVIDTNIKKIVAAIDKANLQIESSTAGSNLASKGLFAFKKQAPGLFNAWG, from the coding sequence ATGAAGTTTTATACCTCCGTGGATATTGAAACACAGAGACTGCTATTGCAACAAGTCCACCAACTGGTAATTACAAGGACCGAAGACCAATGTTCATTTTTAACCCCACCGCCGTTATTGGAGGATTATGACGATATCAAAGTTATCTATAGACACTACGCCACGCTATACTTCGTGTTTATTGTTGACAACCAAGAATCCGAATTGGGTATATTGGACCTAATACAGGTCTTCGTGGAAGTACTGAACAACTGCTTTACCAACGTTTGTGAGCTAGATTTGGTTTTTGGATGGCAGGTTCTGCAGGCtgctttggaagaaattgtCCAGGGTGGGATGGTGATAGACACAAACATCAAGAAGATAGTGGCAGCAATCGATAAGGCAAACCTGCAAATCGAAAGCAGCACCGCAGGAAGTAATTTAGCATCAAAGGGTCTCTTTGCATTTAAGAAACAAGCTCCCGGGTTATTCAACGCATGGGGTTGA
- a CDS encoding Essential nucleolar protein that is a component of the SSU (small subunit) processome involved in th, whose translation MGKAKKTRKFAQVKRTLKSTDQRLKNSVQKPRDPKDDPELVRSVPQVSSALFFQYNQAIKPPYQVLIDTNFINFSIQKKIDIVRGMMDTLYAKCVPLITDCVVAELEKLGPKYRIALKLAKDPRIKRLSCSHRGTYADDCLVHRVIQHKCFIVATNDADLKRRVRKVPGIPIMSVGGHKYEIERLPEVF comes from the coding sequence ATGGGAAAAGCAAAAAAGACAAGAAAGTTTGCTCAAGTGAAAAGAACTCTGAAGTCTACCGACCaaaggttgaaaaataGCGTTCAGAAACCAAGGGACCCTAAAGATGATCCTGAACTGGTAAGATCAGTTCCACAAGTCTCATCGGctctttttttccagtATAACCAAGCTATCAAACCTCCGTACCAGGTTCTCATAGATACcaatttcatcaactttagcattcaaaagaaaatcgATATAGTCCGCGGGATGATGGACACACTATATGCTAAATGCGTTCCTTTGATTACAGATTGTGTTGTTGCCgaattggagaaattggGTCCAAAGTACAGAATTGCCTTGAAACTAGCCAAGGATCCCAGGATCAAAAGACTATCCTGCTCCCATAGGGGAACATATGCCGATGATTGCTTGGTTCATCGAGTCATACAACATAAGTGTTTCATCGTCGCAACAAACGATGCGGATCTGAAGAGAAGAGTAAGAAAAGTCCCTGGTATTCCGATTATGAGCGTAGGAGGCCATAAATATGAGATAGAAAGATTGCCAGAAGTGTTTTAA